One genomic region from Hippea jasoniae encodes:
- a CDS encoding methyl-accepting chemotaxis protein yields the protein MRSYTRLLLISMVGFGVGMGIIFPIFTSYFVTFKKGFELIFIFSCIIAGVIVGLSAFFIAKKVIFSQLNYLAKNLGEIEKKNLTVRIDKRELLNSEDELGVLANVFNLAVEALVDVIKHTYELVGSVEKLSENVYAKTHNIKQNSDSVLDAASQIRIAVENLSSSYNSLIDELSNLKEGIEASNDSLNNNFSLTLSNIKFVDSLLEMVERIKEKAQSLDDVVGGILKTVDIIDDIAQQTNLLALNAAIEAARAGEAGRGFAVVADEIRELAEKTQKSTADIAEMIKVLTNTSSQLTNSIKLISEKTVESKENNEALKDAMETVKEMTAEANDRLQRFFNELENVAAGVEETNAQLSALDRVEENKRFMDEIVDNLRRLKGEIENLDNYLKGFRI from the coding sequence ATGCGTAGTTATACAAGGTTGTTACTTATATCTATGGTTGGTTTTGGTGTGGGGATGGGGATTATTTTCCCTATCTTCACATCCTATTTTGTTACATTTAAAAAAGGTTTTGAGTTGATATTTATATTTTCCTGCATTATCGCTGGAGTGATTGTGGGCTTGAGTGCTTTTTTTATAGCCAAAAAGGTAATTTTTTCTCAATTGAACTATCTTGCTAAAAATCTTGGAGAGATTGAAAAGAAGAATTTGACGGTAAGGATAGATAAAAGAGAGCTTCTGAATTCAGAGGATGAATTGGGTGTGCTTGCCAATGTGTTTAACCTTGCTGTAGAAGCCCTGGTTGATGTTATAAAACATACTTACGAGCTTGTGGGTTCTGTTGAAAAGCTCTCTGAGAATGTTTATGCAAAAACCCACAATATAAAGCAAAACAGTGATAGCGTGCTTGATGCAGCCTCACAGATCCGAATAGCTGTGGAAAACTTATCTTCATCGTATAATTCTTTAATAGATGAGCTTTCAAATTTAAAAGAAGGGATTGAGGCTTCAAATGACTCCCTGAATAATAACTTTTCCTTGACGCTTTCAAATATAAAGTTTGTTGATTCTTTACTTGAAATGGTTGAAAGAATTAAAGAAAAAGCACAGAGTCTTGATGATGTTGTTGGTGGTATTTTAAAGACAGTGGATATAATCGATGACATTGCCCAGCAGACAAACCTTCTTGCTTTAAACGCCGCAATTGAGGCAGCAAGAGCCGGTGAGGCCGGACGTGGTTTTGCCGTGGTTGCAGATGAAATCAGAGAGTTAGCTGAAAAAACCCAGAAATCTACGGCAGATATTGCTGAGATGATAAAGGTGTTGACAAATACATCATCCCAGCTGACAAATAGCATAAAACTTATCAGTGAAAAAACCGTTGAATCAAAAGAGAATAATGAGGCGCTTAAGGATGCCATGGAAACTGTCAAAGAGATGACAGCAGAAGCAAACGATAGATTGCAGCGTTTCTTTAATGAGCTTGAAAATGTTGCTGCAGGGGTTGAAGAAACAAACGCTCAACTTTCGGCTTTAGACAGAGTTGAAGAGAACAAAAGATTTATGGATGAGATTGTGGATAACTTAAGAAGACTCAAGGGGGAGATTGAAAACCTGGATAATTATCTTAAAGGCTTCAGGATTTGA
- a CDS encoding acyl-CoA thioesterase, translating into MGEMAYKTRIYYDDTDAGGVVYYANYLKYCERAKQEFFLSKGCDLFKLHNEGIYLVVSEVKAKYKKSLKLGDEVEVSVALKNIKRASVELLFEIRNGDGDLAAEVEILSVSVDKDLKIVKLPECISNLT; encoded by the coding sequence ATGGGTGAAATGGCTTATAAAACACGTATTTACTACGATGATACCGATGCTGGTGGTGTGGTTTATTATGCCAATTATCTAAAATATTGCGAAAGGGCAAAGCAGGAATTTTTTTTAAGTAAGGGCTGCGATCTGTTCAAACTTCATAATGAAGGCATCTATCTTGTGGTCAGTGAGGTAAAAGCAAAGTATAAAAAGAGCTTAAAACTTGGCGATGAGGTAGAAGTTTCTGTTGCCTTAAAAAATATAAAAAGAGCCTCTGTTGAGCTTTTATTTGAAATAAGAAATGGTGATGGTGATTTAGCCGCAGAGGTTGAGATATTATCGGTTAGCGTTGATAAGGATTTAAAAATAGTAAAACTACCCGAGTGTATTAGCAACTTGACATAG
- the ilvD gene encoding dihydroxy-acid dehydratase, with the protein MARRSDIMIKGPQRAPHRSLFKADGYTDIELNRPIIAIANSYNTIVPGHVHMQQLVEAVKYGIYMAGGTPIEFNVIGVDDGIAMGHLGMHYSLPSRELIADSVETMVNAHPVDGLVILPACDKIVPGMMMAAARVNIPAIMISGGPMLAGRFSGTDIDLAQVFEAVGKYVNGEITEEELRAVEEAGCPSCGSCSGMYSANSINCISEVLGLSLPGNGTIPAPMAARVRLAKLAGMKIVELVEKGIKPRDIMTKEAFLNAIVADMAMGCSTNTVLHLLAIANEAEVDLTLDDFDKLTDKVPDLCAFSPVGPYHLQDLDEAGGMMALLNRLEPLGLLNHDCITVSGKTIYENYKNARVYRDEVIRPLDKPYFPRGGLTILKGNLAPDGAVLKQSGVDVSMNKFVGRARVFDSEEEALKAIFAKDIHKGDVVVIRYEGPAGGPGMKEMLQPTSAIAGMGLDKDVALITDGRFSGATRGLSVGHIAPEAARGGLIGLIEEGDKIEFDVENKTMNLLVDEKTIEQRRKNFKPKPPKITKGWLARYAKMVGSAAKGAVLEY; encoded by the coding sequence ATGGCAAGAAGAAGTGATATAATGATAAAGGGTCCCCAAAGGGCGCCTCACAGGTCTTTGTTTAAAGCTGATGGTTATACGGATATTGAACTAAACAGGCCGATAATAGCAATTGCTAACTCATACAACACAATTGTTCCAGGTCATGTTCATATGCAGCAGCTTGTTGAGGCTGTCAAATACGGTATCTATATGGCAGGTGGCACACCCATTGAGTTTAATGTGATTGGCGTTGATGATGGTATAGCAATGGGTCATCTGGGTATGCATTACTCTCTGCCTTCAAGGGAGCTCATTGCAGACAGTGTTGAGACAATGGTTAACGCTCATCCGGTAGATGGTCTTGTTATTTTGCCTGCCTGCGACAAGATAGTTCCAGGTATGATGATGGCTGCAGCAAGGGTTAATATTCCAGCAATTATGATATCCGGTGGGCCGATGCTGGCTGGAAGGTTTTCAGGAACCGACATAGACCTTGCTCAGGTTTTTGAGGCCGTTGGAAAATATGTTAACGGTGAGATTACAGAAGAAGAACTGAGGGCTGTTGAAGAAGCTGGTTGTCCATCATGCGGCTCATGCTCTGGCATGTATTCTGCAAACTCCATAAATTGCATCAGTGAGGTGCTTGGTCTGTCTTTACCGGGTAACGGTACAATCCCGGCACCGATGGCTGCAAGGGTAAGACTTGCAAAGTTAGCCGGTATGAAGATTGTGGAGCTTGTTGAAAAAGGTATCAAGCCACGCGATATAATGACAAAAGAGGCTTTTTTAAATGCCATTGTTGCAGATATGGCTATGGGATGCTCGACAAACACCGTCTTACATCTGCTTGCCATTGCAAACGAGGCTGAGGTTGACTTAACGCTTGATGATTTTGATAAACTAACCGATAAGGTGCCGGATCTGTGCGCATTTTCTCCTGTTGGTCCGTATCATCTGCAGGATTTAGATGAAGCTGGTGGTATGATGGCGCTTTTGAATAGACTTGAGCCTTTGGGTTTGCTTAATCACGATTGTATTACAGTGAGCGGCAAAACGATCTATGAGAATTACAAAAACGCCCGTGTTTACAGGGATGAAGTGATAAGACCACTTGATAAACCATATTTCCCAAGAGGCGGTTTGACTATCTTGAAAGGCAATCTTGCACCGGATGGTGCTGTTTTGAAGCAATCCGGCGTAGATGTATCTATGAATAAATTTGTTGGCAGGGCACGTGTATTTGATTCTGAAGAGGAAGCTTTGAAGGCAATATTTGCAAAGGATATCCATAAAGGCGATGTTGTTGTTATAAGGTATGAGGGTCCTGCTGGAGGCCCTGGAATGAAAGAGATGCTTCAGCCAACCAGTGCCATAGCAGGCATGGGGCTTGATAAGGATGTTGCTTTGATAACCGATGGTAGATTTTCTGGTGCAACAAGAGGTCTGTCTGTGGGTCATATTGCACCTGAGGCAGCAAGGGGCGGTTTGATCGGTTTAATAGAAGAGGGTGATAAAATAGAATTTGATGTTGAAAATAAAACGATGAATCTGCTTGTTGATGAGAAAACGATTGAGCAAAGAAGAAAGAATTTTAAACCAAAACCACCAAAAATAACAAAGGGATGGCTTGCAAGATACGCTAAAATGGTAGGTTCAGCTGCAAAAGGAGCTGTTTTAGAATACTAA
- the leuS gene encoding leucine--tRNA ligase, with protein MEKYNPAEIETKWQKIWEKEGVFKARDFDKKPKFYQLEMFPYPSGRIHMGHVRNYSIGDAIARYKFAKGYNVLHPMGFDAFGLPAENAAIANKTHPAKWTYSNIDYMIKELKRLGFSYDWDRLVITCDPDYYKWEQKIFIEMFKKGMVYRAKSTVNYCPSCKTVLANEQVEDGRCWRCGSEVIQKDMDEWFLKITDYADRLLDDMKLIEEGWPQKVLIQQINWIGKSKGAFIKFKIDGVDDYLEVFTTRPDTLFGATFVSIAPDHPKLSRLVDDKKKEELKAFAEKFRKSERDFSKEKEGIFTGVYVINPATNEKIPLYAANFVLMEYGTGVVMAVPAHDQRDFEFAKKYNLPIRIVIKAEGVPDEGKKLTEAYTERGVLVNSADFDGMDNEKAKWEIVAWLKKRGLAKEGYQYRLRDWNVSRQRYWGAPIPVIYCPNCGIVPEKIENLPVRLPENVEITGEGGSPLEKVEEFVNTTCPVCGAKAKRETDTFDTFMESSWYFLRYCSPKYEKDIFERQKVNYWMDVDQYVGGIEHAVMHLLYARYFTKVLHDLGYTDSVEPFKRLLTQGMVIKDGAKMSKSKGNVVDPDDIINNYGADTARLFILFAAPPEKDLEWSDEGVEGAYRFLNRLWRLVVNYKNLKSRDVEIDSERLKKLNYMINFTIKRVTEDFEDYHFNTAIAACMEFVNFLQDFKPQTDSEEALFAKALEVLLVLLNPIVPHIAEELWQISGHSGLIAYEQWPKYDSKALIKDKVTIAITVNGKLRDTIEADAGLGEDEIFEKAIQSAKVKRHIDGKTVIKKIYVKDKLLNIVVK; from the coding sequence TTGGAGAAGTACAATCCAGCAGAAATTGAAACAAAATGGCAAAAGATATGGGAAAAAGAGGGTGTATTTAAGGCAAGGGATTTTGATAAAAAGCCCAAATTTTATCAGCTTGAGATGTTCCCGTATCCATCTGGCAGAATCCATATGGGTCATGTGAGAAACTACTCAATCGGCGATGCAATAGCCCGTTATAAGTTTGCTAAAGGTTATAATGTTTTACATCCAATGGGCTTTGATGCGTTTGGACTGCCGGCTGAGAATGCTGCCATTGCCAATAAAACCCATCCGGCTAAGTGGACATATTCCAATATCGATTACATGATCAAGGAGCTTAAGCGGCTGGGATTTTCTTATGATTGGGATCGCCTCGTAATAACATGCGATCCTGACTATTATAAATGGGAGCAGAAGATCTTTATTGAGATGTTTAAAAAAGGCATGGTTTATAGAGCTAAAAGCACGGTAAACTACTGCCCAAGCTGCAAAACGGTGCTTGCCAATGAGCAGGTTGAAGATGGCAGATGCTGGCGATGCGGCAGCGAGGTTATACAAAAAGATATGGATGAGTGGTTTTTAAAGATTACAGATTATGCAGATAGGCTTCTTGATGATATGAAATTAATCGAAGAAGGCTGGCCGCAGAAGGTTTTAATCCAGCAGATAAACTGGATAGGCAAATCAAAGGGTGCATTTATTAAGTTTAAAATTGATGGCGTTGATGATTATCTTGAGGTGTTTACAACAAGACCCGACACACTTTTTGGTGCAACCTTTGTTTCTATAGCGCCCGATCATCCAAAACTTTCTAGGCTTGTTGATGATAAAAAGAAAGAGGAGCTTAAAGCGTTTGCTGAAAAGTTTAGAAAGTCTGAAAGGGATTTTTCTAAAGAGAAAGAGGGTATCTTTACAGGCGTTTATGTAATTAACCCTGCAACAAATGAAAAAATTCCACTTTATGCTGCAAACTTTGTTTTAATGGAGTATGGAACAGGTGTTGTAATGGCCGTGCCTGCCCATGACCAGCGTGATTTTGAATTTGCAAAGAAATACAACCTGCCTATCAGGATCGTTATTAAAGCCGAAGGTGTGCCAGATGAAGGCAAAAAGCTAACCGAAGCCTACACAGAAAGAGGCGTTTTGGTAAATTCAGCTGATTTTGATGGAATGGATAATGAGAAAGCCAAATGGGAGATCGTTGCATGGCTAAAGAAGAGAGGCCTTGCAAAAGAGGGTTATCAGTACAGGTTGCGTGACTGGAATGTTTCTCGCCAGAGATACTGGGGTGCACCGATTCCTGTTATTTACTGTCCAAACTGCGGTATAGTGCCCGAAAAGATAGAAAATCTACCCGTTAGATTGCCTGAAAATGTTGAGATAACAGGTGAGGGTGGCTCACCACTTGAAAAGGTTGAAGAATTTGTTAATACAACCTGTCCTGTTTGTGGAGCAAAAGCAAAAAGGGAAACCGATACATTTGATACATTTATGGAATCCTCCTGGTATTTTTTGAGGTATTGTTCTCCCAAGTATGAAAAGGATATCTTTGAAAGACAGAAGGTGAACTACTGGATGGATGTTGATCAATATGTTGGCGGCATTGAGCATGCCGTTATGCATCTTTTGTATGCGCGCTATTTTACCAAGGTTTTGCACGATTTAGGCTATACAGATTCAGTTGAGCCGTTTAAAAGGCTGCTTACACAGGGTATGGTTATAAAAGATGGCGCAAAAATGAGCAAATCTAAGGGTAATGTTGTTGACCCGGATGATATTATAAACAACTACGGTGCAGATACGGCAAGACTGTTTATTTTATTTGCTGCACCGCCTGAAAAGGATCTTGAGTGGTCGGATGAGGGTGTTGAGGGTGCTTATAGGTTTCTCAATAGACTGTGGCGTCTTGTTGTTAATTATAAAAATTTAAAGTCAAGAGATGTGGAAATAGACAGTGAGCGACTTAAGAAGCTCAACTATATGATTAACTTTACGATAAAAAGGGTTACTGAGGATTTTGAGGATTATCATTTTAATACTGCTATTGCGGCCTGCATGGAATTTGTAAACTTTCTGCAGGATTTTAAACCGCAAACTGACTCAGAAGAGGCTTTGTTTGCAAAGGCTTTGGAGGTTTTGCTTGTATTGCTTAATCCGATTGTGCCGCATATTGCCGAGGAGCTGTGGCAGATAAGCGGACATAGTGGCTTAATCGCCTATGAACAATGGCCTAAATATGACAGCAAAGCCCTTATAAAGGATAAAGTTACGATTGCCATAACGGTTAATGGCAAGCTAAGGGATACGATTGAAGCAGATGCAGGGCTTGGTGAGGATGAGATATTTGAAAAAGCTATTCAAAGTGCAAAGGTAAAAAGGCATATAGACGGCAAAACCGTTATTAAAAAAATCTATGTAAAAGATAAACTGCTCAATATTGTGGTGAAATGA
- the lptE gene encoding LPS assembly lipoprotein LptE encodes MKRLILLFAVFLLSGCAYSFVGQNNAAVGGIKAIYVENIENLTTQPNLQTYFKGDIINTLKLDSRLSVVDKQLADGFLKVKIINYSVNPVSFSQSGFASRYRCSIVAVFSLFDKDGKPVIDEKQIEESEDFDAKDQVLATEKAKNKISKDVLKSLALKLRDALFVNF; translated from the coding sequence ATGAAAAGATTGATATTGTTATTTGCTGTATTTTTGCTCAGCGGTTGCGCCTATAGCTTTGTGGGTCAGAATAATGCTGCTGTAGGTGGTATAAAGGCTATTTATGTTGAAAATATTGAAAATTTGACAACCCAGCCGAATCTGCAAACCTATTTTAAGGGAGATATTATAAACACTTTGAAATTAGATTCCAGGCTTAGCGTGGTGGATAAACAGCTTGCCGATGGGTTTTTAAAGGTGAAAATAATAAACTACTCGGTTAATCCTGTTTCGTTTTCACAGAGTGGCTTTGCATCACGATACCGCTGCAGTATTGTGGCTGTGTTTTCTCTGTTTGATAAAGATGGCAAGCCTGTAATAGATGAAAAGCAGATTGAGGAATCTGAAGATTTTGATGCAAAAGATCAGGTTTTGGCAACAGAGAAGGCGAAAAATAAAATATCCAAAGATGTATTAAAAAGTTTGGCTTTAAAACTCAGAGACGCTTTATTTGTTAATTTCTGA
- a CDS encoding glucose-6-phosphate isomerase (catalyzes the formation of D-fructose 6-phosphate from D-glucose 6-phosphate) yields the protein MIKVREVLELENTIEFKSDVSDSKRLKYRANYGFVRSLCKIDVEDVKEAAEEFEEFENFVQVGIGGSALPATAALSFLGGIYSNYTSKKRYFVLDNIDPERIEFILNLNLEKTLFHVVSKSGSTIETIAQFSTIYKHLTKIFGNKAHKHFVFTTSDKGFLYEFAQKNNIKTFLIPEEVGGRYSVFTPVAVFPLAFFGYDVDGFIEGGKTAVRGYRNGFGLPNDFALFAVENYKEGKNMLVFFAYKDRLAKIGEWFRQLWAESLGKNGKGQTPIEAVGVTDQHSQLQLYQDGPSDKAFVFVDMPCKTDFAVDDKTIWQYKTGSLCKIMEIEKNATLKALKEKGLAVSELFLKRTDEFGLASLLMLLMIATAKAGELLGVDPFDQPGVEKSKKYAKEELKNG from the coding sequence ATGATAAAGGTTAGAGAGGTTTTAGAGTTAGAAAATACAATTGAGTTTAAAAGTGATGTATCAGACTCAAAAAGGCTTAAATACAGGGCAAATTACGGTTTTGTAAGAAGTTTGTGTAAAATAGATGTAGAGGATGTTAAAGAAGCTGCAGAAGAGTTTGAAGAGTTTGAGAATTTTGTGCAGGTTGGTATAGGTGGCTCGGCTTTGCCTGCAACTGCAGCTTTATCATTCTTAGGAGGGATTTATTCAAATTACACAAGCAAGAAACGCTATTTTGTGCTTGATAACATTGACCCAGAAAGAATTGAGTTTATTTTAAATTTAAATCTTGAAAAAACACTGTTTCATGTTGTTTCAAAAAGTGGCTCAACAATTGAGACGATAGCGCAATTTTCGACCATCTATAAACATTTAACTAAAATCTTTGGCAACAAAGCACATAAACATTTTGTGTTTACCACTTCAGATAAGGGTTTTTTGTATGAATTTGCACAAAAAAACAATATCAAGACTTTCTTAATCCCGGAAGAGGTGGGTGGTAGATACAGTGTTTTTACGCCTGTTGCTGTTTTTCCTTTAGCCTTTTTTGGATATGATGTTGATGGTTTTATTGAAGGTGGCAAAACAGCTGTGAGAGGCTATAGAAACGGCTTTGGCCTGCCAAACGATTTTGCCCTTTTTGCTGTTGAAAACTATAAAGAAGGCAAAAATATGCTTGTGTTTTTTGCCTATAAAGATAGATTGGCTAAAATAGGCGAGTGGTTCAGACAGCTGTGGGCAGAGAGTCTGGGTAAAAATGGAAAAGGTCAGACGCCTATTGAGGCAGTTGGTGTGACAGATCAGCATTCCCAGCTGCAGCTTTATCAGGATGGTCCTTCAGATAAGGCTTTTGTTTTTGTTGATATGCCCTGTAAAACGGATTTCGCTGTTGATGATAAAACAATCTGGCAATACAAAACAGGTTCATTATGCAAAATTATGGAGATTGAAAAAAACGCAACACTTAAGGCTTTGAAGGAAAAAGGTCTGGCTGTATCAGAATTGTTTTTAAAAAGAACCGATGAGTTTGGACTTGCAAGCTTGTTGATGCTTTTGATGATAGCAACGGCAAAGGCTGGAGAGCTTTTAGGTGTAGATCCATTCGATCAGCCGGGTGTGGAAAAATCAAAGAAATATGCAAAAGAGGAATTGAAAAATGGGTGA